A part of Candidatus Brocadia sp. genomic DNA contains:
- a CDS encoding LptF/LptG family permease, translating into MNKYFLLKKISRTKKIHKMSKIFANKILRRYLMTEWFRMFLPSLACFELLIFLGFSIQLLHKGLDIITLRVLIPHLFIQALPYSIPSALLTATSMTYGRMSADHEIIAIQASGIHILRIITPVLVIGVVFSLIALALSAEILPRSSYKIILLQERAINNILAGRLATFQKKIDLHPYQIYIGNMEGGINKDIAVIEYANDYVTNVILAEEGSIKMDEAENKILLTLHRGEFLKPNYKKLEEIPRVGVFKETTFEISLNEKKRESSSKYMTVFQLCRYNKEINNELAKNPKTPLNSGKNKDALIKELAANREEVGSLSRKREKLATELKRSNENLARQASKIEGLENESKIAKNYILVANENLIQVKKEKKAGTLMTQDRDKKIMQIKETIERERQRIYNIERKIVAAREVQSEETKKITSLSQAISEINIRRDALLKNVEAMEGESTIAEKEEIRRKNDISIHKRLSQALSCIPFVIIGIPLGIMLRSGHLMIGFGASFMVILFIYYPLVVTGMVLAKDTFVPVTPAIWGANIILFIGGMFVFRKLFIR; encoded by the coding sequence ATGAACAAATATTTTTTATTGAAAAAAATTTCGCGCACGAAAAAAATTCATAAAATGTCTAAAATTTTTGCTAATAAAATATTACGACGCTATCTTATGACAGAATGGTTCAGGATGTTTTTACCATCCTTAGCGTGTTTTGAGTTGTTGATCTTCCTGGGATTTTCTATTCAATTGTTACATAAAGGACTTGACATTATTACCCTACGGGTACTGATTCCTCATCTTTTTATTCAGGCGCTTCCTTATTCTATACCTTCGGCATTACTGACTGCTACGTCTATGACGTATGGACGCATGAGTGCTGATCATGAAATCATTGCCATCCAGGCAAGTGGCATCCATATATTGAGAATAATTACACCTGTTTTGGTAATTGGAGTTGTCTTTAGTTTAATAGCATTAGCCTTATCTGCCGAGATTTTGCCACGGTCTTCTTATAAAATAATATTGCTTCAGGAGCGCGCTATCAATAACATTCTGGCAGGGCGTTTGGCTACCTTTCAGAAAAAAATCGACCTGCATCCGTACCAAATTTATATCGGAAATATGGAAGGTGGTATAAATAAAGATATAGCAGTAATTGAGTATGCGAATGACTATGTGACGAATGTTATCCTTGCCGAAGAGGGGTCTATCAAAATGGATGAAGCGGAAAATAAGATACTTCTTACGTTGCACCGGGGGGAATTTCTTAAGCCGAATTATAAAAAGTTGGAGGAAATTCCTCGTGTGGGTGTGTTTAAGGAAACCACATTCGAAATTTCTCTGAACGAAAAGAAGCGAGAATCTTCTTCAAAGTATATGACGGTATTTCAACTCTGCAGATACAACAAGGAAATTAACAACGAATTGGCAAAAAATCCGAAAACACCATTGAACTCAGGAAAGAACAAAGATGCTTTGATAAAAGAACTTGCTGCCAATCGGGAGGAAGTCGGTAGTTTGTCACGGAAGCGTGAGAAACTTGCCACAGAATTGAAGCGTTCAAACGAAAACCTGGCACGTCAGGCATCAAAGATCGAAGGACTGGAGAACGAGAGCAAGATAGCAAAAAATTACATCCTTGTTGCTAATGAAAATTTGATTCAAGTGAAAAAAGAAAAGAAGGCGGGTACCTTAATGACTCAAGACAGAGATAAAAAAATCATGCAGATAAAGGAAACCATTGAGAGGGAAAGGCAAAGAATTTATAATATCGAACGAAAAATTGTTGCGGCCAGAGAGGTGCAGAGTGAAGAAACAAAAAAAATTACCTCTCTCTCTCAAGCTATTTCAGAGATAAACATCCGGCGCGATGCCTTGCTGAAAAATGTCGAAGCTATGGAGGGGGAATCAACTATTGCCGAAAAAGAGGAAATACGGCGTAAAAATGATATTTCCATACACAAGAGGCTTTCACAAGCACTCTCCTGTATACCTTTTGTCATAATTGGCATTCCACTCGGCATTATGCTGCGGAGCGGACACCTCATGATCGGGTTTGGTGCCAGCTTCATGGTGATCCTGTTTATCTACTACCCGCTGGTCGTAACGGGAATGGTGCTGGCAAAGGATACTTTCGTACCTGTGACACCTGCCATATGGGGTGCAAATATTATCCTTTTTATTGGTGGTATGTTTGTTTTCAGAAAACTGTTTATCAGATAA
- a CDS encoding 4-hydroxy-tetrahydrodipicolinate reductase — MIKIAINGACGRMGSRIAALAIEDPELKLVAALERPGHQSLGKDVGLVAGCGETGITITTAFNAHADVLIDFSSPESAIAIGEICTRKNVAFVVGTTGLNSQQHEKMQHFSRLIPCLVSPNMSVGVNVLFNLVAHVAKMVEKEFDIEIIETHHRFKKDSPSGTALRIAEKVCEVTGRKMDEDVIYGRSGISGERPMNQVGIHAVRSGDVIGDHTVIFGSLGERIEITHRAHTRDTFVRGAIRAAKFIAKKPPGMYSMSDVLQIQP, encoded by the coding sequence ATGATTAAAATTGCGATAAATGGTGCTTGCGGCAGGATGGGATCCAGGATCGCTGCACTTGCCATTGAAGATCCTGAATTGAAATTGGTAGCAGCCCTGGAAAGGCCGGGTCACCAGTCGCTTGGCAAGGATGTGGGTTTGGTTGCCGGGTGCGGAGAAACCGGTATCACAATAACAACGGCATTCAATGCACATGCAGACGTTTTAATTGATTTCTCATCACCTGAATCTGCCATAGCTATCGGCGAGATTTGCACAAGGAAAAATGTTGCCTTTGTTGTTGGTACAACAGGATTAAACTCACAACAACACGAAAAAATGCAGCACTTTTCCAGATTGATTCCATGCTTAGTATCTCCTAATATGAGTGTGGGAGTTAACGTTCTGTTTAACCTTGTTGCTCATGTGGCTAAGATGGTGGAAAAGGAATTTGATATTGAAATTATTGAAACCCATCACAGGTTTAAAAAAGATTCACCCAGTGGCACAGCCTTGCGAATCGCTGAAAAGGTATGTGAAGTAACAGGTCGAAAGATGGATGAGGATGTTATTTATGGCAGGAGCGGGATTAGCGGAGAGCGACCCATGAATCAGGTTGGTATACACGCGGTACGTAGCGGCGATGTCATAGGTGATCATACGGTTATTTTTGGTAGTTTGGGAGAACGGATAGAGATTACTCATAGGGCACACACCAGAGATACTTTTGTACGGGGCGCCATCCGTG
- a CDS encoding phosphoenolpyruvate carboxylase: MRKIPRTMSTQHPDNITMPFFTEGTCFLGEDEIKEAYYVFSHLRCDEQMWDCEGKEVDEFVIKKLLTRYDNYFKKRRIGKDVFITLRVPNPMVEKSEAKILLETLESAPRSYDTASQFYGDDNIPPIFEVILPMTTNTETINRVYYYYRDFVVGKQHRKCFENDITIKDWIGEFKPETLEVIPLFEDIPYMLSADTMVQNYLKDKQFSYQRVFLGRSDPALNYGMLPAILVVKIALQRLHALQERIRIPIYPILGLGSNLFRGNLSPLTVDECLKEFPSVQTFTIQSAFKYDYDEGQVSGAIQKINDHVRSCPTSINEEVALDIAERLASAYREQIKELAPLINEIARFVPKRRMRKLHIGLFGYSRNIEGITLPRVIAYCASLYSIGLPPELLGLHYLTEKDLVFLKTAYPAFLDDLSSVASYYNGDVMKLISPKIARDIEKVLGMVKYTENILHSEYTSQIIQAILSGKKETVTENMIAAGKTRRFLG, encoded by the coding sequence ATGAGAAAAATACCAAGAACGATGAGTACCCAACACCCGGATAATATTACTATGCCATTCTTTACCGAAGGGACGTGCTTTTTGGGTGAAGATGAAATAAAAGAGGCATATTACGTGTTTTCACATCTGCGGTGTGACGAACAGATGTGGGATTGTGAAGGAAAGGAAGTTGATGAGTTTGTCATTAAGAAACTGCTTACCCGGTATGACAATTATTTCAAAAAACGCAGGATTGGGAAGGATGTCTTTATTACTTTACGCGTACCTAACCCTATGGTAGAAAAAAGTGAAGCGAAGATTCTTCTGGAAACTTTGGAAAGTGCGCCACGTTCGTACGATACCGCAAGCCAGTTTTACGGAGACGATAACATACCACCCATCTTTGAAGTTATCCTTCCCATGACGACCAATACGGAAACAATTAACCGCGTATATTATTATTATCGTGATTTTGTTGTCGGGAAGCAACATAGGAAATGTTTTGAGAATGATATTACCATAAAGGACTGGATTGGCGAATTTAAGCCCGAGACTCTGGAAGTGATTCCGTTATTCGAGGATATCCCTTATATGCTCTCTGCGGATACAATGGTGCAGAATTATCTAAAGGACAAACAATTTTCGTATCAAAGGGTATTCCTTGGCCGTTCAGATCCTGCATTGAACTATGGTATGCTGCCTGCAATACTGGTAGTCAAAATTGCTTTACAGAGGTTGCATGCGTTACAGGAAAGAATCAGGATCCCTATCTATCCCATCCTGGGACTCGGTTCAAATCTCTTTCGGGGCAATCTGTCGCCGTTAACTGTGGACGAATGCCTGAAAGAATTTCCCAGTGTTCAAACCTTTACGATACAATCGGCATTTAAATACGATTATGACGAAGGGCAGGTCAGCGGGGCCATTCAAAAGATTAATGACCATGTGAGATCATGCCCGACTTCAATAAATGAAGAAGTGGCCCTGGATATTGCGGAAAGATTGGCGTCGGCTTACCGGGAACAAATAAAGGAGCTTGCTCCGTTAATTAACGAGATAGCCAGATTTGTTCCTAAACGGAGGATGCGTAAACTCCACATCGGTCTTTTCGGTTATTCAAGAAATATCGAAGGGATTACCCTGCCGAGGGTAATTGCTTATTGTGCTTCACTTTACTCGATTGGACTACCACCGGAACTGCTGGGATTGCATTATCTGACTGAAAAGGATTTGGTGTTCCTCAAGACCGCATACCCTGCATTTCTGGATGATCTTTCATCGGTAGCATCGTATTATAATGGGGATGTGATGAAATTAATATCTCCGAAAATTGCAAGGGACATCGAGAAGGTGTTGGGTATGGTAAAGTATACAGAAAACATACTTCACAGCGAGTATACTTCCCAGATCATTCAGGCAATTCTCTCCGGGAAGAAAGAAACCGTTACCGAAAACATGATTGCAGCAGGAAAGACGAGGAGATTCCTGGGATGA
- a CDS encoding rhomboid family intramembrane serine protease, protein MRNNRLTFGINIGSKWTRIIMILIIANVSVFMLQLLFSTVSMQWSQQMMNILSDEQLGHTAALPWYYPASDKFTKLFWLYPPDTLGHLWLWQFFTYMFLHSTTDPWHLIFNMLGLWMFGSEVERVLGSRRFLTLYFTAGIFAGICCCVFTPWTPILGASGAIFAIEVAFAMYFPNSTVILYFFPMKAKYLVMIFAGITIFNCILPKTGNIAHFAHLGGLVYGFLFVRYSYRVGLYLKKWQIHQHEKELMKEQELRAKVDEILDKVNREGLRNLSWRERSFLKSASKRYKKNKE, encoded by the coding sequence ATGCGCAACAATCGGCTCACTTTCGGAATAAATATCGGAAGCAAGTGGACACGCATAATCATGATTTTGATTATTGCCAATGTGAGCGTGTTTATGCTTCAGTTGTTATTTTCGACGGTGAGTATGCAGTGGTCGCAGCAGATGATGAACATCTTAAGTGATGAGCAGCTGGGGCACACAGCGGCGCTGCCATGGTATTATCCCGCTTCTGATAAATTTACAAAACTGTTCTGGCTTTATCCTCCCGACACTTTGGGACATTTGTGGCTGTGGCAGTTTTTCACATACATGTTCTTGCACAGCACAACAGACCCATGGCACTTGATATTTAATATGCTGGGTCTTTGGATGTTCGGAAGTGAGGTTGAACGGGTACTTGGTTCCAGGCGATTTTTAACCCTTTATTTTACAGCGGGAATTTTTGCCGGGATATGTTGTTGCGTATTTACTCCGTGGACTCCTATTCTTGGAGCTTCGGGGGCGATCTTTGCCATTGAAGTGGCCTTTGCCATGTATTTTCCCAACAGCACGGTTATTCTTTATTTCTTTCCCATGAAGGCGAAGTACCTGGTTATGATTTTTGCCGGTATTACGATATTTAACTGCATTCTTCCTAAAACTGGCAATATTGCACACTTTGCACATTTAGGCGGGCTTGTTTATGGTTTTTTATTTGTCCGGTACTCCTATCGGGTGGGGTTGTATCTCAAAAAGTGGCAGATACACCAGCATGAAAAAGAGTTGATGAAAGAACAGGAACTCCGTGCGAAGGTGGATGAAATCCTCGATAAGGTGAATCGTGAAGGTCTAAGGAACTTATCATGGAGGGAACGGAGTTTTCTCAAGAGTGCCAGTAAGAGGTATAAAAAGAATAAAGAATAA